From one Malus sylvestris chromosome 1, drMalSylv7.2, whole genome shotgun sequence genomic stretch:
- the LOC126630597 gene encoding hexose carrier protein HEX6-like, whose protein sequence is MKSDTKINNYCKFDSELLTSFTSSLYIAGLVASLFASLVTRAYGRKPSILAGGAAFLAGSVLNGAAMNIYMLILGRLLLGVGFGFGNQAVPLYLSKMAPPKYRGAINNGFQFSIGIGLLSANLINYGSEKIKGGWGWRISLAMAAVLASMRTLGAFSFPKHLTA, encoded by the exons ATGAAATCGGACACCAAAATCAACAACTACTGTAAATTCGACAGTGAACTGTTGACCTCCTTCACATCCTCACTCTACATAGCTGGTCTTGTAGCTTCCCTTTTTGCAAGTTTGGTCACAAGGGCTTACGGCCGCAAGCCTTCAATCCTTGCCGGTGGAGCTGCATTCCTTGCCGGCTCAGTTCTAAACGGTGCAGCTATGAACATCTACATGCTCATCCTCGGCCGCTTATTGCTTGgagttggttttggttttggaaatcAG GCTGTTCCATTGTACCTTTCGAAAATGGCACCACCAAAATACAGAGGAGCAATTAACAATGGCTTCCAATTTAGCATCGGCATTGGCTTATTATCAGCTAACCTCATCAACTACGGCTCTGAGAAGATCAAGGGAGGTTGGGGGTGGCGAATCTCCCTAGCCATGGCTGCAGTCCTTGCCTCAATGCGAACACTGGGAGCATTTTCCTTCCCGAAACACCTAACAGCCTAA